The following are encoded in a window of Thermoanaerobacter ethanolicus JW 200 genomic DNA:
- a CDS encoding ferritin family protein, which translates to MLVMPEFGTPFSGLTEKRKVTHEELVRAIRFMVAAEYEAIQLYTQLAEATDNELAKAVLMDIADEEKVHAGEFLRLLKELAPDEEKFYEEGAKEVEEMIEKIK; encoded by the coding sequence ATGTTAGTTATGCCTGAGTTTGGAACTCCTTTTTCTGGACTCACTGAAAAAAGGAAGGTCACCCATGAAGAGTTGGTACGGGCTATACGCTTTATGGTGGCGGCAGAGTATGAGGCAATTCAACTTTATACTCAGTTGGCAGAAGCTACTGATAATGAATTAGCAAAAGCAGTTTTAATGGACATAGCAGATGAGGAAAAAGTGCATGCGGGAGAGTTTTTGAGGCTTTTGAAAGAACTAGCTCCTGATGAGGAAAAATTTTACGAAGAAGGGGCAAAAGAAGTAGAAGAAATGATTGAAAAGATTAAATAA
- a CDS encoding dihydrolipoamide acetyltransferase family protein encodes MPVNVVMPKLGLTMKEGRVDRWLKKVGDIVKKGEEIVEVSTDKITNVVESPADGILAKILVNEGEIVPVATPIGIITAEGEKLEEVEKSEEKFIKATPVAKRLAKENNIDLSLITGTGPGGRITEEDVKKFISEQKVKTEEEGPKKEVAIIEGQALEKVERMPMDNIRKTISQRMKKSWSEIPHVTEDIKVDVTELVNLRENLNHISDNKFTYTDLIAKACVIAIKKNPVVNWSIEGEYIIKNSSINLGIAVALDNGLIVPVVKEADKKSLLELSKNIKELSERARNNKLTPDEIIGSTFTITNLGMYEIDSFTPIINPPESAILGVNKIYKEPVVLDDNIVIRHIMKLSLSFDHRLIDGATAAKFLLDLKKTLENPLSLLI; translated from the coding sequence ATGCCGGTAAATGTAGTGATGCCTAAATTGGGACTTACAATGAAAGAAGGCAGAGTAGATAGATGGCTTAAAAAAGTTGGTGATATTGTAAAAAAAGGAGAAGAGATTGTCGAGGTTTCTACAGATAAGATTACCAATGTTGTAGAATCTCCAGCGGATGGAATTTTGGCGAAGATCTTAGTAAATGAAGGAGAAATTGTACCAGTAGCTACTCCTATTGGAATAATTACAGCTGAAGGGGAAAAGTTAGAAGAAGTAGAAAAAAGTGAGGAAAAGTTTATAAAAGCTACTCCAGTAGCAAAAAGGTTGGCGAAGGAGAATAACATAGACCTTTCTTTAATAACTGGAACAGGACCAGGTGGAAGGATTACTGAAGAAGACGTAAAAAAGTTTATTTCTGAGCAAAAAGTAAAAACAGAAGAAGAGGGACCAAAAAAAGAAGTAGCAATAATAGAAGGTCAAGCATTGGAAAAAGTTGAAAGAATGCCAATGGACAATATTCGCAAAACCATAAGTCAAAGGATGAAAAAAAGCTGGTCAGAAATTCCTCATGTTACAGAAGATATTAAAGTGGATGTCACAGAACTGGTTAACTTAAGAGAAAATTTAAATCATATTAGCGATAATAAATTTACTTATACCGATTTAATTGCAAAAGCATGTGTAATAGCTATAAAGAAAAATCCTGTAGTTAACTGGTCTATAGAAGGAGAATATATAATTAAAAATAGCAGTATAAATCTCGGAATTGCAGTGGCTTTAGATAATGGTTTAATAGTTCCTGTAGTGAAAGAGGCGGACAAAAAGAGTCTATTAGAATTGTCAAAAAATATAAAAGAATTAAGCGAAAGAGCGAGAAATAATAAGCTTACTCCAGACGAAATAATCGGAAGTACATTTACTATCACTAACCTTGGAATGTATGAAATAGATAGTTTCACGCCTATTATAAATCCGCCCGAAAGTGCTATATTGGGTGTCAACAAAATATATAAAGAACCAGTTGTTCTAGACGACAATATTGTTATAAGGCATATTATGAAACTTAGCCTTTCTTTTGACCATCGATTAATAGATGGGGCTACCGCTGCTAAATTTTTGCTTGACTTAAAGAAAACATTAGAGAATCCACTATCTTTACTTATTTAA
- the pdhA gene encoding pyruvate dehydrogenase (acetyl-transferring) E1 component subunit alpha — translation MEISRDVLLDMYTRMVKIRKFEEKVAELFAQGKVLGFVHLYIGEEATAVGVCENLEDKDYITSTHRGHGHLIAKGGDLKYMMAELYGKETGYCKGKGGSMHIADATKGILGANGIVGGGFPIAAGAALSAKMRGTDQVTVCFFGDGASNQSTFHEALNIASIWKLPVVFVCENNLYGISMRQDKHQAIKDVADRAIGYGIPGVTVDGNDVLAVYEVAKEAINRARSGAGPTLVECKTYRYRGHFEGDPTIYRSKEEVEEWLAKDPILRLSKHILDNDVATEKELKDIEARIVEEVEEAVRFAEESPYPKEEAAVEDVYTDIVEEVRVR, via the coding sequence ATGGAAATTTCAAGAGATGTTCTTCTTGATATGTACACCAGAATGGTTAAAATCAGGAAGTTTGAAGAAAAAGTCGCGGAACTATTTGCTCAGGGGAAGGTTTTAGGTTTTGTACATTTATACATTGGTGAAGAGGCTACAGCTGTCGGTGTATGCGAAAATTTAGAGGATAAAGACTATATTACCAGTACTCACAGAGGTCATGGTCATTTAATAGCAAAAGGTGGCGATCTAAAATATATGATGGCCGAATTATATGGCAAAGAAACGGGATACTGTAAAGGGAAAGGCGGATCTATGCATATAGCGGATGCCACTAAAGGAATTTTAGGAGCTAATGGTATTGTAGGTGGAGGTTTTCCTATTGCAGCGGGTGCAGCTCTTTCCGCTAAAATGAGAGGAACTGATCAGGTGACAGTATGTTTCTTTGGTGATGGCGCCTCCAACCAGAGTACTTTTCACGAGGCGTTGAATATAGCCTCTATATGGAAGTTACCAGTAGTGTTTGTCTGTGAAAACAACCTTTATGGTATATCTATGAGGCAGGATAAGCACCAAGCTATCAAAGATGTAGCTGACAGAGCTATTGGTTATGGTATTCCTGGGGTTACGGTGGATGGAAACGATGTATTGGCAGTGTATGAAGTAGCAAAAGAAGCTATAAACAGGGCTAGAAGTGGCGCCGGTCCGACTTTAGTTGAATGTAAAACGTATAGATATAGAGGGCATTTTGAAGGGGATCCTACTATTTATAGGTCTAAAGAAGAAGTGGAAGAATGGTTGGCAAAAGATCCAATACTTCGATTAAGTAAACATATACTCGACAATGATGTGGCAACTGAGAAAGAATTAAAAGATATAGAGGCAAGGATAGTTGAAGAGGTAGAAGAAGCGGTAAGGTTTGCTGAAGAAAGCCCATATCCAAAAGAAGAGGCAGCGGTAGAGGATGTTTATACAGATATAGTAGAGGAGGTAAGGGTAAGATGA
- a CDS encoding Lin0512 family protein produces the protein MEAVLIKRFIVEFGYGVDLHGQDVNKAAQKAVKDAISHSCLCGLTEILGVDLNEIVVEATVAVSRPEEIEEEGIKAVLPIGEKYVKAIKGGMRVAGIKEPEFGDKDDTIEVAVACITVNIK, from the coding sequence ATGGAGGCGGTACTTATTAAAAGGTTTATAGTCGAGTTTGGATATGGAGTAGATTTACACGGTCAAGATGTCAATAAAGCTGCTCAAAAGGCAGTAAAAGATGCGATATCTCATAGTTGTCTATGTGGACTTACGGAAATATTGGGTGTTGACTTAAATGAGATAGTTGTAGAGGCTACAGTGGCAGTATCAAGGCCAGAAGAAATTGAAGAAGAAGGAATAAAGGCTGTACTTCCCATTGGGGAAAAATATGTAAAAGCAATAAAAGGGGGGATGAGGGTAGCAGGAATAAAAGAGCCGGAATTTGGAGACAAAGATGACACCATTGAAGTTGCAGTGGCTTGCATAACGGTAAATATAAAATGA